In the genome of Bremerella sp. JC817, one region contains:
- a CDS encoding glycine zipper domain-containing protein, whose protein sequence is MRQVAPFILVVTIVSACSLGCRSPYHQDQLGLVGAGTGALAGAAIGSASGHTAGGAIIGGLVGATAGSAVGAHMDEVEARNQALFQQRLGRTLEGQTTYDDVIAMSKAGLSDQVITTHIRRHGMAQIPSAGDLIFLKNNGVSDVVISTMQNPPVEVVTAPAPRTVIVEEHHYGPYWGPDWHHHHYRHCRPRPGVHWDVQFGH, encoded by the coding sequence ATGCGCCAAGTTGCGCCATTCATTCTGGTTGTCACCATCGTCTCGGCATGCTCGCTTGGATGCCGCTCGCCGTATCATCAAGATCAGCTCGGGCTGGTTGGTGCCGGTACCGGTGCGCTGGCAGGTGCCGCCATCGGTAGTGCTTCGGGTCATACGGCTGGGGGTGCGATTATTGGTGGCTTGGTCGGAGCCACAGCTGGTTCAGCCGTCGGTGCCCACATGGACGAAGTCGAAGCACGTAACCAGGCGTTGTTCCAGCAGCGATTGGGACGGACGCTCGAAGGACAAACAACCTACGACGACGTCATTGCGATGAGCAAAGCTGGTCTCAGCGACCAGGTGATCACGACGCACATTCGGCGGCATGGTATGGCTCAGATTCCTTCCGCTGGCGACTTGATCTTCCTGAAGAACAACGGTGTTAGCGACGTGGTGATCAGCACCATGCAAAATCCACCGGTCGAAGTGGTCACTGCTCCTGCACCACGAACAGTGATCGTTGAAGAACATCACTATGGTCCGTATTGGGGCCCAGACTGGCACCATCACCACTACCGCCACTGTCGTCCGCGTCCTGGCGTCCACTGGGATGTTCAATTCGGACACTAA
- a CDS encoding error-prone DNA polymerase, giving the protein MPDTPVYDKREPEQALASDAWAASIFPYAEVRCKTNFSFLEGASHADELVNQAASLGYRAIAVADRNTLAGVVRAHAAAKLAGIKLLVGAEVTLEDAPTVVLLATDRAAYGRLARLITLGRRQAPKGECRLSLADLAEHHHGLLALVVPDWQGNLCAARDLAPFSEMFGERCSLLAELYLGTDDQQRLTQLQELSRKAQIPLVASGNVLYHVPDRMVLQHVLTATRVGATVAQLEDELLPNAQRHLRPLEEVQSLFAMVPEAIRRTMWVADQCQFSLDELRYEYPRELAPQGETPVQYLRRLAWEGARHHYGQQVPQKICDALKHELDLIESLHYEAFFLTVYDLVRFARTRGILYQGRGSAANSAVCFCLGVTAVDPLSTQLLFERFISRERNEAPDIDVDFEHERREEVIQYVYEKYGRERAGMTAVVVTYRPRSAVRDVGKALGLSLDRIDTLAKNIDHRLDEELLSLRFEQVGIDPKSRLGRQLLLLVRDLIGFPRHLSQHVGGLVITQGALCELVPIENGAMTDRTVIQWDKDDLDELGILKVDCLSLGMLTAIRRAFTFLNEQYGEQKKLTDFREANDPVVYQMISDADTMGVFQIESRAQMSMLPRLRPNCFYDLVIEVAIVRPGPIQGDMVHPYLRRRDMDRDQLEQELADTCPTPQLRSVLERTLGVPLFQEQAMQLAVAAAGFTPGEADQLRRAMGGWRRPGIIDTFRRKLMVGMRENGHSAEFAERLFNQIRGFGEYGFPESHAASFANLVYVSAWLKCYHHAIFTAALINSQPMGFYAPAQLIRDARDHGVEVRPVDVNLSNWDCTLERVPAEAAGKFSLALRLGLRMVRGLKELAARQVLAQRSSPYRSIEDVSLRTGIDRGAIEALARADAFGSMRLDRRKALWDALDAPQDTTQKPLLGLGWGEREEASSLPSLSDREEVYADYLSTGLTLRQHPISFYRERLDQLGVLRSEQLATHPHDKLVKVAGLILIRQRPSTAKGITFVTIEDETGTANLVVHTHIWQRFDQVARHATSFIAQGKLERVNKVIHVVVRRLEDLATTMGNLHHRSRDFR; this is encoded by the coding sequence ATGCCTGACACGCCTGTTTACGATAAACGTGAGCCAGAACAAGCCCTCGCCAGCGATGCCTGGGCGGCGTCTATCTTTCCCTACGCCGAGGTCCGCTGCAAAACGAACTTCTCGTTTCTGGAAGGGGCCTCGCACGCCGACGAACTGGTCAATCAGGCCGCCAGTCTTGGCTATCGAGCGATTGCCGTCGCCGACCGCAACACGCTGGCCGGCGTGGTCCGAGCCCATGCTGCCGCCAAGCTGGCCGGCATCAAGCTGCTGGTCGGGGCTGAGGTCACTTTGGAAGATGCTCCGACGGTCGTTCTGCTGGCAACCGATCGCGCCGCCTATGGTCGGCTGGCACGCTTGATCACGCTCGGCCGTCGTCAGGCACCCAAGGGGGAATGCCGTTTGAGCCTGGCCGATCTGGCTGAACATCATCATGGTTTGCTGGCCTTGGTGGTGCCAGACTGGCAAGGGAATCTTTGCGCGGCCCGCGATCTGGCCCCCTTCTCCGAGATGTTCGGCGAACGTTGCAGCCTGCTGGCCGAACTCTATCTGGGAACAGACGACCAACAGCGCCTGACGCAACTGCAAGAGCTCTCGCGCAAGGCACAGATTCCGCTGGTTGCTTCTGGTAACGTGCTGTATCACGTCCCCGATCGGATGGTCCTTCAGCATGTGTTGACGGCGACCCGCGTCGGAGCAACCGTTGCCCAACTGGAAGACGAGCTGCTACCCAACGCCCAGCGTCACCTGCGGCCGCTGGAAGAAGTGCAAAGCTTGTTCGCGATGGTTCCCGAAGCAATCCGCCGGACAATGTGGGTGGCCGACCAGTGCCAGTTTTCGCTCGACGAACTGCGATACGAGTACCCGCGCGAGCTTGCTCCCCAGGGAGAAACGCCGGTGCAGTACTTGCGCCGCCTGGCGTGGGAGGGGGCACGGCATCATTACGGACAGCAGGTTCCGCAGAAGATCTGCGATGCCTTGAAGCACGAACTCGACCTGATTGAATCGCTGCATTACGAAGCCTTCTTTCTAACGGTGTACGACCTCGTGCGATTCGCGCGGACCCGGGGCATTTTGTATCAAGGCCGCGGCTCGGCGGCGAACTCGGCGGTTTGTTTTTGCCTCGGCGTGACCGCGGTCGATCCTTTGTCGACGCAATTGCTGTTCGAGCGATTCATCAGTCGCGAACGGAACGAAGCCCCTGATATCGACGTCGACTTCGAGCACGAACGTCGCGAAGAGGTCATTCAGTACGTCTACGAAAAGTATGGCCGAGAACGCGCCGGCATGACGGCGGTGGTGGTGACCTATCGTCCCCGTTCGGCGGTTCGTGATGTCGGCAAGGCGCTCGGGTTATCGCTCGATCGGATCGACACGCTGGCCAAGAACATCGATCACCGGCTCGATGAAGAATTGCTTTCGCTGCGGTTCGAGCAGGTCGGCATCGATCCCAAGTCGCGGCTGGGGCGGCAACTGCTGCTGCTGGTCCGCGACCTGATCGGCTTCCCTCGCCATCTGTCGCAGCATGTCGGCGGGCTGGTCATCACCCAAGGAGCATTGTGCGAACTGGTCCCGATTGAAAACGGCGCGATGACCGACCGCACGGTGATTCAGTGGGACAAAGACGATCTCGACGAGTTGGGGATCTTGAAGGTCGATTGTTTGTCGCTGGGAATGCTGACCGCGATTCGCCGGGCCTTCACCTTTTTGAACGAGCAGTATGGCGAACAAAAGAAGCTGACCGATTTTCGCGAAGCGAACGACCCGGTGGTCTATCAGATGATCTCCGACGCCGACACGATGGGGGTCTTTCAGATTGAAAGCCGGGCTCAGATGAGCATGTTGCCGCGACTACGTCCCAACTGCTTTTACGATCTGGTGATTGAAGTCGCAATCGTTCGGCCCGGGCCGATCCAAGGGGACATGGTGCATCCTTACCTGCGACGTCGCGATATGGATCGCGACCAGCTCGAACAGGAACTCGCCGATACTTGCCCCACGCCACAACTGCGAAGCGTTTTAGAACGGACCTTGGGCGTGCCGTTGTTTCAAGAACAAGCGATGCAGTTGGCGGTCGCCGCGGCAGGGTTCACTCCGGGGGAAGCCGATCAGTTGCGGCGGGCGATGGGAGGCTGGCGTCGCCCGGGCATTATCGATACGTTCCGTCGTAAGCTGATGGTCGGCATGCGCGAGAATGGCCACAGCGCCGAGTTCGCCGAACGACTGTTCAACCAGATACGGGGGTTCGGCGAGTATGGCTTTCCTGAGTCGCATGCCGCCAGCTTCGCCAACCTGGTGTATGTCTCGGCTTGGCTGAAATGTTATCACCATGCCATCTTCACCGCCGCGTTGATCAACAGTCAGCCGATGGGGTTCTATGCTCCGGCCCAGTTGATTCGCGATGCCCGCGATCATGGCGTCGAGGTCCGCCCGGTCGATGTGAATCTCAGTAACTGGGACTGCACGCTCGAACGTGTTCCGGCCGAAGCCGCTGGGAAGTTCTCGTTGGCATTGCGGCTGGGACTGCGCATGGTTCGGGGACTGAAAGAGCTGGCCGCCCGGCAAGTGTTGGCCCAGCGATCTTCCCCCTATCGTTCAATTGAAGATGTCTCGCTGCGGACCGGAATCGATCGAGGCGCGATCGAAGCACTCGCGCGGGCCGATGCGTTTGGCTCGATGCGACTCGATCGACGAAAGGCGTTGTGGGATGCCCTCGACGCGCCGCAAGATACCACGCAGAAACCGCTGCTGGGATTGGGTTGGGGCGAGCGCGAAGAGGCCTCGTCACTGCCCAGCTTGTCCGATCGCGAGGAAGTATATGCCGACTATCTTTCGACCGGGCTTACCTTGCGGCAGCATCCGATTTCGTTCTATCGCGAGCGGTTGGATCAGCTCGGCGTGCTGCGATCGGAGCAACTGGCGACCCATCCGCACGACAAGCTGGTGAAGGTCGCCGGGCTGATTCTGATCCGGCAACGTCCCAGCACCGCCAAGGGAATTACCTTCGTCACCATCGAAGACGAAACCGGTACGGCGAACCTCGTCGTTCATACTCATATCTGGCAACGGTTCGATCAGGTGGCCCGACATGCGACGTCATTCATCGCCCAGGGAAAGCTCGAACGGGTCAACAAAGTGATCCACGTCGTGGTTCGGCGGCTGGAAGATTTAGCCACGACGATGGGGAATTTGCATCACCGTTCAAGGGATTTTCGGTAG
- a CDS encoding DNA polymerase Y family protein: MKRILAVWLPNWPIQRWQASEPEQRDRVQVLSQVERRGQCVVACCDRGYQMGIRPGMPVAEVNTLLQARGLSATEAMTHRPYDPAADREALEKLARWACRFSPCVDVEQREPADTLLLDASGLAPLFGGEDSFLCQVQQGFARIGLKSSLALAGNIGTAWGLAHHPPAELAQRDGTGRTLVSSDTEQESLVRQLPIEALRIPATLVETLHLLGLYHVGQLMQVPRGELKARLGMEPLVRLDQVLGHKTEVMQAARLPQQFAAQWILEHPTDHPESIHTMVMRLLSQLLQQLAAHDLGALKLTCVLQTANRRETSFEVGLFRPSSCNKHLRGLVDTQFERIRIPGPIQEVTMQVVQFARLEKRQQSLFQEMSWKDSSAPPDHSQEISGLVDRLASRLGRDAVVRPRLVADAQPELAFSHTPLVGQPPRRTTRRSEFGPLERPWQLQSSPTPIDVTAVMPDGPPIQFRWQGEHHQVERHWGPERIETGWWRRRAVRRDYYRVETTTGHRFWIFRELTRQDWYLHGSFD, encoded by the coding sequence ATGAAGCGTATTCTGGCAGTCTGGCTTCCCAATTGGCCCATCCAACGCTGGCAAGCCAGCGAGCCTGAGCAGCGCGATCGCGTTCAGGTCCTTTCCCAGGTCGAGCGTCGCGGACAATGCGTGGTGGCGTGCTGCGATCGGGGCTATCAGATGGGCATTCGTCCCGGTATGCCGGTGGCCGAGGTCAACACGTTGCTACAAGCCCGCGGCTTATCGGCGACCGAGGCGATGACGCATCGTCCTTACGACCCCGCCGCCGATCGAGAAGCGTTAGAGAAACTAGCGCGCTGGGCTTGTCGATTCAGTCCCTGTGTCGATGTCGAACAGCGCGAGCCCGCCGATACCTTGCTGCTGGATGCCAGTGGGTTGGCTCCTTTATTCGGTGGAGAAGACTCCTTTCTGTGCCAGGTTCAGCAAGGCTTTGCCCGGATCGGTTTGAAAAGTTCGCTCGCCCTGGCAGGCAACATCGGCACGGCGTGGGGGCTGGCACATCATCCACCAGCAGAACTTGCCCAGCGCGACGGAACCGGACGAACGCTCGTTTCCTCGGATACCGAGCAAGAGAGCCTGGTTCGGCAGCTGCCGATCGAAGCGTTACGTATTCCGGCGACGCTGGTCGAAACGTTGCACTTGCTGGGGCTTTATCACGTCGGCCAACTGATGCAGGTCCCACGCGGCGAACTGAAAGCCCGTTTGGGGATGGAACCGCTAGTACGACTCGACCAGGTACTCGGACACAAAACCGAGGTGATGCAGGCCGCTCGTTTACCGCAGCAATTCGCCGCCCAGTGGATACTAGAGCACCCGACCGATCATCCCGAAAGCATTCACACGATGGTGATGCGGCTGCTGTCGCAACTGCTGCAGCAACTGGCGGCTCACGATCTGGGCGCGTTGAAACTGACGTGCGTCTTGCAAACGGCCAACCGTCGCGAGACCTCGTTTGAAGTTGGTTTGTTTCGTCCATCTTCTTGCAACAAGCATCTGCGTGGCCTGGTCGACACCCAATTCGAACGCATCCGCATTCCGGGACCGATTCAAGAGGTCACGATGCAGGTGGTGCAGTTCGCCCGGCTCGAGAAGCGTCAGCAGTCTTTGTTTCAAGAGATGTCGTGGAAAGACTCGAGCGCCCCGCCGGATCATTCGCAAGAGATATCAGGCCTGGTCGATCGGCTGGCGAGTCGCTTGGGACGCGATGCCGTGGTACGGCCGCGACTGGTCGCCGATGCCCAGCCAGAGTTAGCCTTCAGTCACACACCTTTAGTAGGACAACCACCGCGCCGCACCACGCGCCGCAGTGAGTTCGGTCCGCTGGAACGTCCCTGGCAACTGCAAAGCAGTCCGACGCCGATCGACGTGACGGCGGTCATGCCGGATGGACCTCCGATTCAGTTTCGCTGGCAGGGAGAACATCACCAGGTCGAACGTCATTGGGGACCGGAACGGATCGAGACCGGTTGGTGGCGTCGCCGAGCCGTTCGGCGCGATTATTATCGCGTGGAAACAACCACTGGGCATCGCTTCTGGATCTTCCGCGAGCTTACCCGGCAAGACTGGTACCTGCACGGCAGCTTCGACTAA
- a CDS encoding SHD1 domain-containing protein, with protein sequence MPYWVFAFLILLPVSLHAEEELRTWTDQTGKFQIEARLHEVKGNQVTLHTKDGREIAVAIDVLSEKDQALLKKQPAANPFGGGTMLSNKPETKPTPTGPPQELLTKEAMPTELPVGGQPIGLSINSEPTAIAADPGPAAATFHPFSTELEKVDAYAKLSRPVLVEPEQALYAISVHRVGNSVSPDHFGRLYLASPQHPEGQVVLDLPETLVLLDHYPATDRTLIVVGVDSPSQRGGDLVLLEGLAAGMPTALARWHLPEWQKPGFKPKVEYARLLDSEKAVVQVNSSIYVWDLQAGKSIFTMKDARPGKLQLSGGQRYLAIPNRGAVCVVDLKEGKQLCALPFSTPTTPEVAFSPDGTKLAMIAGNQYQTWNLPEASVQHEGTIAQTMGVFFGWLDDELLLTQMGGVIDPALGASLWRYTLPPGNETPTTQPGGVVMLNGSSTTPKSMLAVEVPHAPVKAVRQKLADGGDDIFLTRSGTEVALKVESLPDVDEKIILDGLKTAVERAGWVVNPDASIVLVAKIDRADEINLNFRFIGGAPAGAQQTARLKPYTNSLEIRHGDDILWKRHRENMVPRLLRIEDGETVQQAVTRYERADPEYFSRLQIPPRILKPEVSQSIGRSTIQDQKWRD encoded by the coding sequence GTGCCTTATTGGGTGTTCGCCTTCCTGATTCTGCTGCCTGTCAGCCTTCATGCCGAAGAAGAACTTCGCACGTGGACCGATCAAACCGGCAAGTTTCAAATCGAAGCGCGGCTGCACGAGGTGAAGGGAAACCAGGTCACCCTGCACACCAAAGATGGTCGCGAGATCGCCGTTGCGATTGATGTCCTGAGCGAGAAAGATCAGGCATTATTGAAGAAGCAGCCTGCCGCGAATCCGTTTGGCGGCGGGACTATGCTCTCTAACAAGCCAGAAACAAAGCCAACCCCGACCGGGCCACCGCAAGAGCTGCTAACCAAAGAAGCCATGCCGACTGAACTTCCGGTCGGAGGTCAGCCAATCGGCTTATCGATCAACAGCGAGCCAACGGCAATCGCGGCTGACCCAGGCCCGGCCGCGGCCACCTTCCATCCATTCTCGACCGAGCTTGAGAAGGTCGACGCCTATGCCAAGCTATCGCGACCAGTCCTGGTCGAACCGGAGCAAGCGTTGTACGCCATCTCGGTACATCGCGTGGGGAATTCGGTTTCTCCCGATCACTTCGGAAGGCTGTACCTCGCTTCCCCTCAGCACCCTGAAGGTCAGGTCGTGCTCGATCTGCCCGAAACGCTGGTCCTGCTCGATCACTATCCGGCAACCGATCGCACGCTGATCGTTGTGGGTGTCGACAGCCCCAGCCAACGTGGTGGCGACCTGGTGCTGCTGGAAGGTCTTGCCGCTGGAATGCCAACCGCTCTGGCACGATGGCATTTGCCCGAATGGCAGAAGCCAGGCTTCAAGCCGAAAGTGGAATATGCCCGGCTACTCGACAGCGAGAAGGCTGTCGTTCAGGTCAACAGTTCGATCTATGTCTGGGACCTGCAAGCCGGCAAATCGATCTTCACCATGAAAGATGCTCGCCCCGGCAAGCTGCAACTCAGTGGAGGTCAGCGTTACCTGGCCATTCCCAACCGAGGCGCCGTTTGCGTGGTCGACTTGAAAGAAGGGAAGCAACTTTGTGCGTTGCCATTTTCAACACCGACCACGCCAGAAGTAGCGTTCTCGCCCGATGGCACTAAGTTAGCCATGATTGCCGGAAATCAGTATCAGACCTGGAACTTGCCCGAGGCTTCCGTCCAGCATGAAGGAACCATCGCGCAGACGATGGGCGTCTTCTTCGGTTGGCTTGACGACGAACTGCTGCTGACCCAAATGGGAGGCGTGATCGACCCGGCACTCGGCGCATCCCTCTGGCGTTATACGCTTCCCCCGGGGAACGAGACCCCAACCACACAGCCAGGCGGAGTGGTGATGCTCAACGGATCGTCGACAACGCCGAAATCGATGTTGGCAGTCGAGGTACCGCATGCCCCCGTTAAAGCAGTCCGTCAGAAACTGGCCGACGGAGGAGACGATATCTTCCTGACACGATCAGGGACAGAAGTCGCGTTGAAGGTCGAATCGCTGCCTGACGTCGACGAAAAGATCATCCTCGACGGGTTGAAAACGGCTGTCGAACGTGCCGGCTGGGTGGTAAATCCGGACGCCTCGATCGTTCTCGTTGCGAAGATCGACCGTGCCGACGAAATCAACTTGAACTTCCGCTTTATCGGCGGCGCACCGGCCGGAGCTCAGCAAACGGCTCGCCTGAAGCCTTACACCAACAGTCTCGAGATCCGTCATGGGGACGACATTCTGTGGAAGCGTCACCGCGAGAACATGGTGCCACGTCTCCTGCGGATTGAAGATGGCGAGACCGTGCAACAGGCCGTCACCCGTTACGAACGCGCCGACCCTGAGTACTTCTCGCGACTGCAGATCCCGCCCCGTATCTTGAAACCTGAAGTTTCACAAAGCATCGGACGCAGCACAATCCAAGACCAGAAATGGCGAGACTAA
- a CDS encoding Rieske 2Fe-2S domain-containing protein, whose protein sequence is MPNWVDVAAEADCPVGQAMEVVAAKQMVAIYHTEDGFFATDGMCAHQGGPVGQGELCGNIVTCPWHGWQYDVTSGKHQLSSIHLDCFEVKVEAGRILVNMEADSA, encoded by the coding sequence ATGCCCAACTGGGTTGATGTTGCCGCGGAAGCCGACTGTCCGGTCGGCCAGGCAATGGAAGTGGTGGCCGCCAAACAGATGGTGGCCATCTATCATACCGAAGATGGATTCTTCGCCACCGATGGCATGTGCGCGCATCAAGGTGGCCCGGTCGGACAAGGCGAGTTGTGTGGCAACATCGTGACGTGTCCTTGGCATGGCTGGCAATACGACGTTACCAGCGGCAAGCATCAGCTCAGCTCGATTCACCTCGATTGTTTCGAGGTGAAGGTCGAAGCGGGCCGCATCTTGGTCAACATGGAAGCCGACTCGGCATAG
- a CDS encoding alpha/beta hydrolase encodes MIRPFTALLLILIGCSVTFAADVNVERDVVYGKAGDVELMADIYSPAEASAEPLPVVLLVHGGGWRGGNRQAGAEVALAHHLVPHGYVAVSISYRLVGRDAEGKLVNQWPAAIDDCRQAVRWIRENAEKLNIDPSRIGAAGDSAGGHLVSLLGTTDVAASGETSTRVQAVVNIYGPADLRDKATADAISGNPAVKQMVDEFVGEGPTQAKIDASPLLHIDDKTVPILTFQGDKDALVSYQQSVEFDAALRKAGRDSKLVMYENEGHGFSGPTFRKMLLETRNFFDKHLKPEDANN; translated from the coding sequence ATGATCCGTCCCTTCACTGCCCTGCTGTTGATTCTGATCGGCTGCTCGGTCACGTTTGCCGCCGACGTGAACGTCGAACGTGATGTTGTTTACGGCAAAGCGGGCGATGTCGAGCTGATGGCCGATATCTACTCACCGGCGGAAGCATCGGCCGAACCACTTCCCGTTGTGCTGCTGGTGCATGGTGGTGGTTGGCGGGGCGGAAATCGCCAGGCCGGAGCCGAAGTCGCCCTGGCCCATCACCTGGTACCGCATGGCTACGTCGCGGTTAGCATCTCGTACCGTTTGGTTGGTCGCGATGCCGAGGGGAAGCTCGTCAATCAATGGCCGGCCGCGATCGACGATTGTCGCCAGGCAGTCCGCTGGATTCGCGAGAACGCCGAGAAGCTGAACATCGATCCTTCCCGCATCGGGGCCGCTGGCGATTCGGCGGGTGGGCACCTGGTTTCGCTGCTGGGAACAACCGACGTGGCGGCTTCGGGTGAAACGTCGACGCGCGTGCAAGCGGTCGTCAATATTTATGGCCCGGCCGATCTTCGCGATAAAGCGACCGCCGATGCGATCAGCGGCAATCCAGCCGTGAAGCAAATGGTTGACGAGTTCGTAGGTGAAGGCCCGACGCAAGCGAAGATCGATGCCTCGCCGCTGCTGCATATCGACGATAAGACCGTGCCGATCCTGACATTTCAGGGAGACAAAGACGCCCTGGTCTCTTACCAGCAGTCGGTCGAGTTTGACGCGGCTCTGCGAAAGGCAGGACGCGACTCGAAGCTGGTGATGTACGAGAACGAAGGGCACGGCTTCAGCGGACCAACGTTCCGCAAGATGCTGCTCGAAACGCGGAACTTCTTCGACAAGCATTTGAAGCCCGAAGACGCCAACAACTAG
- a CDS encoding N-acetyltransferase family protein, whose protein sequence is MTFVTCTYQEHAAAILDILNDAIVHSTALYDYHPRPAESMVTWFENKRLGDFPVIGAIDDAGQLMGFASYGTFRPFPAYKYTVEHSIYVHKDHRGKGLGQALLEQVIAAAKKQGKHVLVGGIDMSNTGSIRLHQKLGFQHSGTIPQAAFKFGRWLDLGFFQLTLETPENPVDG, encoded by the coding sequence ATGACGTTTGTCACTTGCACCTACCAGGAACATGCCGCGGCGATCCTGGATATCTTGAACGACGCGATCGTCCATTCCACGGCGCTTTATGACTATCATCCGCGGCCAGCGGAAAGCATGGTGACCTGGTTTGAAAACAAACGTCTGGGCGACTTCCCCGTGATCGGAGCGATCGACGACGCAGGCCAACTGATGGGGTTCGCTTCGTACGGAACCTTTCGTCCTTTTCCCGCTTACAAATACACGGTTGAACATTCGATCTACGTCCACAAAGATCATCGCGGCAAAGGGCTTGGGCAAGCGCTGCTCGAGCAGGTCATCGCGGCCGCAAAGAAGCAAGGCAAGCATGTGCTGGTGGGCGGAATCGATATGAGCAACACTGGAAGCATTCGCCTGCACCAGAAGCTTGGCTTTCAGCATTCGGGAACGATCCCGCAAGCGGCGTTCAAGTTTGGTCGCTGGCTCGACCTGGGCTTCTTTCAACTAACGCTGGAAACGCCTGAGAATCCGGTTGACGGTTAG
- a CDS encoding alpha/beta fold hydrolase, with amino-acid sequence MTDPVTSATEPFAQQTTADPVYRSGRVVVIHGIGANTIVMGPLARYLTRHEFTATRWGYWSTFNGLRDHARRLRLFLETFADDDQPVHFVTHSMGGIILRATLAEMNWSRPGRAVLLAPPNHGSLVAGWFGMGLRGICPALNEISAAPESLVHHLPPFPSMDIGVIGCRQDALVAMASTFVANQRDHITVGCGHNWVLVKREVQAEVVHFLQFGRFSDSADRLSADDCPVL; translated from the coding sequence ATGACCGATCCTGTTACCTCAGCAACCGAGCCATTTGCACAACAGACGACCGCCGACCCGGTTTATCGGTCGGGCCGGGTGGTTGTGATCCATGGGATCGGCGCGAACACAATCGTGATGGGGCCCTTGGCGCGGTATCTGACCCGGCACGAATTCACGGCGACGCGTTGGGGTTACTGGAGCACCTTCAACGGGCTCCGCGATCACGCTCGAAGGTTGCGGCTGTTCCTCGAGACGTTTGCCGACGATGACCAGCCCGTCCACTTCGTCACGCACAGCATGGGTGGCATCATCTTGCGAGCAACCCTCGCCGAGATGAACTGGAGCCGACCTGGCCGCGCGGTGCTGCTGGCGCCACCCAACCATGGCTCGCTCGTCGCTGGCTGGTTTGGGATGGGACTGCGTGGCATCTGCCCTGCCCTGAATGAGATCTCGGCCGCCCCCGAAAGTCTGGTCCATCATCTGCCTCCGTTTCCATCGATGGACATCGGCGTGATTGGTTGCCGGCAAGATGCCTTGGTGGCGATGGCCAGTACCTTCGTCGCGAATCAGCGCGATCACATCACGGTGGGGTGTGGTCACAACTGGGTGTTGGTGAAACGGGAGGTCCAGGCCGAAGTGGTTCATTTTTTGCAGTTCGGCAGGTTCAGCGATTCGGCCGACCGCCTCAGCGCGGACGACTGCCCTGTGCTATGA
- a CDS encoding GNAT family N-acetyltransferase, giving the protein MTIRNTTQAEAFELVEWAAGEGWNPGLHDAESFWRTDPEGFMAIEVDGQMAGAGGAFYHGPSYGFMGLFIMKPEFRGQGLGRQLWYARRDRLQSRLESGGTIGMDAVTSMIPFYHKGGFEIFTRHCRFSVDAESISAGETPDVVELSAADWDAVAKLDQYGFPGPRDAYLKAWTSQPGVHWLGVHQQGELKGYCVLRACRSGWKIGPLFAADGNVARQLMHASLARAKTGPVFLDAPENNPDAWAMCQEFGMQQVFECTRMYLGPVPALDHGWIYGVTSLEAG; this is encoded by the coding sequence ATGACCATCCGCAACACCACCCAGGCCGAAGCGTTTGAACTAGTGGAATGGGCCGCTGGCGAAGGCTGGAATCCTGGCCTGCACGACGCGGAAAGCTTTTGGCGAACCGATCCTGAAGGTTTCATGGCGATCGAAGTCGACGGTCAGATGGCGGGGGCTGGTGGCGCGTTCTATCATGGGCCGAGCTATGGCTTCATGGGCTTGTTCATCATGAAGCCTGAATTTCGTGGCCAAGGTCTGGGGCGGCAGCTTTGGTATGCCCGACGCGATCGACTGCAGTCGCGGCTGGAATCAGGCGGAACGATCGGGATGGACGCGGTCACCAGCATGATTCCGTTCTATCACAAAGGTGGCTTCGAGATCTTCACGCGGCATTGTCGCTTCAGCGTCGATGCCGAGAGTATCTCGGCTGGCGAAACGCCCGATGTCGTCGAGCTTTCCGCCGCCGATTGGGATGCCGTGGCGAAGCTTGACCAGTATGGCTTTCCGGGACCGCGCGATGCTTACTTGAAGGCGTGGACCTCGCAGCCAGGCGTCCATTGGCTGGGCGTTCATCAGCAAGGAGAGCTGAAAGGTTACTGCGTTTTAAGAGCATGCCGCAGCGGTTGGAAGATTGGGCCATTGTTCGCTGCCGATGGCAATGTCGCGCGGCAATTGATGCACGCGTCGTTGGCCCGCGCAAAGACCGGGCCGGTTTTCCTCGACGCGCCGGAGAACAATCCGGACGCGTGGGCGATGTGCCAAGAGTTTGGCATGCAGCAAGTCTTCGAGTGCACGCGCATGTACCTGGGGCCGGTGCCGGCGCTAGATCATGGGTGGATCTATGGCGTCACCAGCTTGGAAGCTGGTTAG